The genomic window CTTTTTCTTCAATCAAGTCATATTTAACTACACAAAAATTTTTATCACCGGGAGTTAATTTACCAATTGCTCTTAGATATTTCTCTAATAATTTTTCAATTTCCATTTCTCCATCTCCTTTTTGTTATTAAATATTCAACTTCATTTACTATTATATCACATTTTAAATCATTTATTGATAAATTCACTTACTTTTTCTTTTTGAATAGTGTAGCTCCAACTCCCAGTAAAGAAACTGCTACTGCTAATAATCCTGTTGCCCCTACACCAGTTCCTGTCTTAGGTAAGTTTCCTATATTATTTTTATTACTATTAGAACTTTTATTTTCAACATTAACTTTAAATGTCTTTTCTGTTTTATCTCCGTCTTTATCTTCCACTTCAAATACTACATTATATTCTCCTGATTCTGTAACTATTGAATCATTATTTAATTTAATGTTATTCTCTTTTATCCTAACTTTTTCTGTTAAATCCCCATCTTCTTTATCGATTACAACTATTTTATGAAGATTTTTATTCCATTTATCTCCTACAGTTAAATTTACATCTTCTCCATTAATTACAGGTGCTTGGTTTCTATCTTTAACATTAACTTTAAATGTCTTTTCTGTTTTAACTCCATCTTTATCTTCCACTTCAAATACTACGTTATATTCTCCTGATTCTGTAACTATTGAATCATTATTTAATTTAATGTTATTCTCTTTTATCCTAACTTTTTCTGTTAAATCCCCATCTTCTTTATCAGTTGCAACTATTTTATGAAGATTTTTATTCCATTTCTCTCCTACAGTTAAATTTACATCTTCTCCATTAATGACAGGTGCTTGGTTTCTATCTTTAACATTAACTTTAAATGTCTTTTCTGTTTTATCTCCGTCTTTATCTTCCACTTCAAATACTACGTTATATTCTCCTGATTCTGTAACTATTGAATCATTATTTAATTTAATGTTATTCTCTTTTATCCTAACTTTTTCTGTTAAATCTCCATCTTCTTTATCGATTACAACTATTTTATGAAGATCTTTATTCCATTTCTCTCCTACAGTTAAGTTTACATCTTCTCCATTAATTACAGGTGCTTGGTTTCTATCTTTAACATTAACTTTAAATGTCTTTTCTGTTTTAACTCCGTCTTTATCTTCCACTTCAAATACTACGTTATATTCTCCTGATTCTGTAACTATTGAATCATTATTTAATTTAATGTTATTCTCTTTTATCCTAACTTTTTCTGTTAAATCCCCATCTTCTTTATCGATTACAACTATTTTATGAAGATTTTTATTCCATTTCTCTCCTACAGTTAAATTTACATCTTCTCCATTAATGACAGGTGCTTGGTTTCTATCTTTAACATTAACTTTAAATGTCTTTTCTGTTTTATCTCCGTCTTTATCTTCCACTTCAAATACTACGTTATATTCTCCTGATTCTGTAACTATTGAATCATTATTTAATTTAATGTTATTCTCTTTTATCCTAACTTTTTCTGTTAAATCTCCATCTTCTTTATCGATTACAACTATTTTATGAAGATCTTTATTCCATTTCTCTCCTACAGTTAAGTTTACATCTTCTCCATTAATGACAGGTGCTTGGTTTTTTATTTGTTGTTTTTCCTCGCTTCCATCCTCTACAAGTTTAACAACTAGTTCAAATGTTTTTCCTTTAGCATCTGTTGTATTTACATCAAATGAAATTTTATTATTATTTAAGTTAATATTAGCTATTTCATTATCTGACGAAACAACTTCTGCACCTTTTCTATTTATTTGAACTGATATATTATTTTCCTGAAAAGTTGGATCTGAAACCGCTATAGTTAATGTTTTATCATTATTTTCTTTTACCATTATTGATGAATTCCCTGTAGATGTTATAGAACCTGATGTATTTTCTCCATCTACAAAAAAGTTTGCACCCTCCATCTTTAGTCCTAAATGTTTAACCCCTTGTGCTATTTCATCATTCCTAAGAATTTCAATATTAGATTTTTCTGAATAGGACTTAACTTCTTCTACTGATTTATTGGGTAATAAAACATAGCTATATTTTTCATTTTTTATTTTAGAACCATGATTTATATACATAGTTAAATAATTATTTGTAACAACTTTATCAGCCTCAGCTTTAGATGAATTAATGTTAAACCAATTTCCTTCCCTATTATCTCTTAATATATTTATATCTGCTCCATCTGGGAAATAATAACCTATGTTAGAATTACTAACATTTCCCTCCAAATAAGCCCATTTAGCATTTTCTACTTTATCACTATCACCTAAAGTTTTTATCTTTTCTTCTCCATCCACTATAAATCTGTTACTTCCATCTTTTTTTATTTTTCTATTTTCAATTATAGTTTCATTATCGTATTCTTCAGGATTTGTTATATCTGAACCTAATGCAACTATTTCATCATCAAACATAAACCATGACTTATTTGCAGTTAATGAATCATACTTATTATCTATTTTCATACCTGAAATTCCATAAATACCTAATTTAGATCCACCTGACCAATTACTATTTCCAAGTTCATAATAAACTTCATCTTGATCACTTGATCCAGGATCTATTCCTGGTAAAATTTCTTTATCTTTTCTTAGCCTTTTATCAATGGTTGTTCCTGGCATTCTATAAGGGTCTATTGTAGGCCAAAAATCATCAGAAAATTGAGTTAAATCATCATTATGTAAGTATGTCATTCCATCTCCTTGGAACCAAGGCTTTAAATTCTCTTTATTCATAAACTCATATTTACTTATTCTACTTGAACTTCTTGAAATTGATAATGCATAATCTTCTCTTTCATGAATAGTCTTATCCATCATATTTAAAGCATTATGTTTTGCTTCTTGTTTGGTTGCCACAATACTATCATCTTTCATAAATTGATAAAATTTATTTATTACATTTATCGATTTAAACCTTGTACCAAAATCTATTATTTCTTCTGCTTCATTTGCCCATTCCTTAACTAAAGCTTGGACTTTTTTTGATGTATCTTCATCTGATATCATTGAAAGTTTTATCATTCCTTCTATTATACCTGATGCCTGCATATATCCATTTCCATTATATCTTGAAATGGATCTTCCTCTAACCATATCCATAACATATCCTTTATATATAATTGGATCAAAACTTTCAAAAATCCACTTATATACATTATTTTTGCTTTGTGATTTAACTGACCATGGAGTTCCTTCTAATAAAAACATTATATTTGATATCTTGTCTATTAATACATTCCCATAAGATCCTGTATAAGCTACAATCCCATGTTGTACATATGAACCATCTGCATAAAATCCATCGCCATTTGTGACATATTCAAATACACCTTCTATATCTTCTGAAGCTTCTTTTATCTTGCTTGGATCCTTAGAAATTACACCTTGTAATAGCTTATTTATACATACATCTGCTAAATTTGCCCCTGTATGATATTTACTTCCTGGATCTATAATTGGTAAAAACTTTTGTATAGCATCCATATATCTTTTTATTTGATCCTGTGATAAATCATCATACATTAAAATTGTTGTATTATTTAATCTAGCAGGTATTCCAATTACCCAATCCCACCAGTTACCATATTGTTCTATATTTTCATTATAAGCATTTTTATTTATCCATTCTAAAGCAAAAATTATTTTATTTTTTAATTCTTTATTTTTATAGTACTTATTATTAGGTAAATTATATGATGTTGCCATTGATAATATATTATTAAACATAGAGGTTATTTGTGATGGTTTATCTTTATACTCCTTAAGGTTTTCCCACAACCAATCATTATCTGGATTCTCATTCATACTCTTTAAACAATTATCTGTTTGTTTTTCATACCATGAAATTTTTTTAGCTATTGCAGAGTTTTTGACATCCATTTTTGATCCAACAGTTAAATCTTCTTTCCACTTTAATCTAAGAGTATTTATTATAGAATTCTCATTATTTGTATTTAATTCTATACATGTACTATCATTTTTTATATCAGCTTTAATAGTTGTTTCTAAAGTAGTAGCGAAACCTATGCTTGTAACTAGTGTAGTTATAATAATTACTTTTATAGTTTCCTTGCTTCTTTTCATTTTAAATCCCCCTTTAATTTTAAGTAAAACCTAGAAATTAATATAATTATTCTAATTTAAATATTTTAACAATAATAAATCGGTTTTTAACACTTTCCTACAAATAATTTTAATAAAAATTTATTTTATCATAAAAAAAACTGTTCTTAAAATTAATTAAATATTCTTAAGAACAGTTTTTATTTATATATATAATTATTTTGTTAAATCATATATATAATTTTTAAGTTTTTCTCCTGCAGAATCACTAGCTGTTATACCTTTATATTCACTTATATAATTTTCAGCATTTTCATTTGATATAAATTTTGCTTTAATTCCATCTCCAGACAACTTCCAATTATTATCCTTATTACAAGGTAATGGACTATTTTCTTTTATATAATCTGATATTATTTGCCTTGTTTCATCAGCTGCTAAATATATAAGCTTATCTCCATTTTTTAAACATGGGAAATGTCCCCCACCACCAGCTCTATAGTTATTAGTTATTACAAGAAACTCTTGATTATCATCTATAGGCTTTCCATTATATGATAAGTTTTTAATTCTATTTGCTTTTTCATTTACTATATTACCTTCCTTATCATATTTTGTATCTTCAGTAACATCTATTTCATAAGTTACTCCATCTATAATATCAAAGTTAAAACCTGGATAATTAATATTTATTAAATCTTGTGCCTCACTATTATTTTTATCTAATTTATTAAATTGTCCTGCACTCATTTCTAACCATTCTCTAACATCAGCTCCTGTTATTTTAACAACTGCTAACATATTTGGATACTTATAAAGATTTGATACATCTTTAATTTTTATGTCCCCTTCTTTTAAATTAAAATAATCCTCTGGGTTTATTCCTCCCTCTGTTAATCCTGCTTTTAAAGGAGCTGTTGCTGATAATATAGGAAGATCTTTATACTTTGTAATTTCCTCTATATTGTTTTCTTTTAGTTTTTCCACATATTTTTTTTGAGCATCAGTTACTATTTGCATACCTTCATTATCTGCAACTAAAGCAAAATAACTATTAATATCTTTTGCTATTTTACCTACTGAAGAATTTATATACTCTAAAATAGTTTCATGATAAGGCTTTAAGAAATCTACTAATTCTTTATCATTTTCAACTCCTTTAACTGCTCTCACTTCACTTTTTCCATCAATAACCTTCCACTTTTCTCCGTCCTTTTCAAGTTTAAGGTCTATTATTCCTAGCTCTTTTGCGTAATTTAAAGGCTGTACTGTAGGAATTCCATTCATAGTACCTTTTTCAACATCTACATTTCCTAATTTTTCATATTTCTTATTTGGAAACTGATCATGTGAGTGACCTGTAACTACAGCATCAATACCATCTATTCTTGTTAGTTCATATGCCTCATCTTCTTTTCCCTCTTCGTACTTACCATCTCCATATCCACTATGAGATAATGCTATAACTATATCTGCTCCTTCTTTTCTTATTTTAGGAATAAACTCTTCTGCTGTTTTCTTTATATCCTTTACAACTACTTTTCCATCTAAATTTATTTTATCCCAATTTAAAATTTGTGGTGGAACGAAACCTATTACTCCAATTTTTATAGTTTCTTCTTTACCTGCAGAATCCATTACCTTTTCTTCAATTATTTTATATGGAGTAAATACATTTGTTGTTCCATCAACTTCATAAACATTAGCATTTACTGTAGGTAAACTAGTGTCATTTAATAATTGTTTTAAATAATCTAAACCATAATTAAATTCATGATTACCTATATTTCCGATATCATAATTCATTTTCTCTAAAGTCTCATATATAGGACTTTTTTCGCCAGGCTTAGTTACTTCAACCATATTATAATAATCTGCTAAAGGAGTACCTTGTATATCATCTCCATTATCAACAACTAAAGTATTGTCTATTTCATCATCTAAATTATTATTAGGATCTACTTCCTTCTTTGCCTCTTTCATTAAAGTTGATATTTTAACCATTCCTAATTTATCTGTTTTTGAATCTGTATAATAATCATAATCCATTAAATTTGAATGCATATCTGTAGTGGCCATTATACGAAGATTAACTGAAGTTTTATCTTTATTATTATTTGTTGATCCACATCCCCCTAATATAAATGATGTTGAAATTAATTGTACAGCTACAATCATTGCTAGTATTTTTTTTCTTTTCATCCTAAATCCCATCCCCTAATTTTAATATTTTTTAATTTAAAAGCGCTTATTGAAAATTAAAACATAATATTATAATTCAATTAAATTATTATATGTATATTTTACCATTTAATAACTTTATTTTACCATATTTCCATTTTTACAACAATTGATTTTAAATGTTTCTTATTTTTTCAAATTATATTTAATTTTTTTAATTATTTTCTAAAAATTCTTTCTTTAATTGTTTACATTTAAAATTATTTTTAGTTATCTTTATCACAATAGTATCTGATAAATTTATTACACATAAGAAAAAAGGATAGTAAATGATTCCTATCCTTTTTCTTATATAATCTAACACTCATTTTTATATTGAAAGCCTAATAAATCTAATATTTTATCACCTATATTTCTTTCTTTTCCTTTATAAGGAAAAGAATGTATATGTATTGCTGGATTAAAATTTAATTCTATTATTGCATAATTTGAATTTTCATCTTTATAATCCTCTATTATCATATCTACTCCACATATTTTAGCATTAACTGCTTTAGCTGCTTTTACTGCAATATCTTTAAAAATATTTGGAATTTCATCTGTGTAATCTATACTATCTCCACCAGTGCTTATATTTGAATTTTCTCTAAGATATACTATTTCATTATATTTTGGAATATAATCAAAGTCTATGTTTCTTTGATTTAGGAAAAGCTTTGCTACATCATCTAAAACTATTTTTTCTAAAGGAGTCTTATATCCTTTTCCCCTTAAAGAATCCTTATTTTTTTCTTCTACTAATTCCCTTATAGTATGTTTTCCATCTCCTAAAACATTTGCTGGAACTCTATGAAGGATTCCCTCTACTTTATCTCCAATAACTAAAAATCTATATTCCTTTCCTTTAATAAATTCTTCTATAATAACAGTATTATCGTATTTAAAGGCAAACTCTAAGGCTTTTATTAAATCTTCCTTTTTAGCCCCTTTAGTAAATATACTTATCCCTAATCCAAAGTTAGTTGATTTTGGCTTAATAACTACTTCCTTATTTACAAATTCATAAATACTATTTATCCCTTCATTTAAAGAATAAAATTCTTTTCCTAAAGGAACTTTCAATTGGCTTTTATGTAATATATTCTTAGTTACTGTTTTGTTTTCCATAATTAAAACAGTTATATAATTATCTATAGAAGTCTTAGTTGCTTGTTTTATGTACTCTATATGTTCACCTTTTTGCAACGAAATAAAATTATCATTTTTATCTATTATTTCTATCTTTAATCCTCTTTTAATGGCAGCTTTTAATAGTATTTGAGTTGATAATTCTAAATCAGAAAATCCTATCAATTTATATCTATTGTTAAAAGACTCTTCTTTATATTTTCTAGCTAACTTTAAATTAGTATTAATATAGCCCTCCTCTTTTGCCATTTCAGTAATTCTGTTTGCATATGTTTTTTTAGGATTTTTAACTTTTTCTATTTGGCTTTCTATTATATCATCACTATTTAAATTAAAATCCTCATTAATTTTAGATATCTTATTAAGTAATACCATTGCCCAAGTATCTTTTTCGATTTTTTCTCCATTCCTCTTAAGAAATATATTTTTTTGACCATAACTTGCTATTATTTTTTGATTATATAGAGCTTCTTCTTGCCATTTTTCATATCTATCTTCTTCTTCATTTAGAAGAAATAAAGTAAATAAATTAACAAACTTTAAATCCTCTAAAGTTATTCCAACTTTATCAAAAGGGTTAATATCAATACTTCTAATTTCTAAGTAATTTATTCCATCTTCAATTAAAGAATCTAAAAAATTATTATTATCTTTAGCTTTTAATCTAATTTGGCTATAAAGCTCCTTATGGCTATCTATTATACCTTCATTTACATATCCTTTAATACTTTTAACATAATCTTCTACAGTTTTATAACTTGGAAATAAGTCTATTTTATTACCATAACCACAATCACTATTTCTATATGATAAAGCTCCCTCATTACTAAATGTATCATCTGCTATCTTTTGTAATTTTTTAATACATTCACCTTCATAGCTTCCATGAATTATTGCAGCTCCACCTAAAAGGTAAATTAAAAGCCATCTATATCTTAAGTAATTTCTAGCTACTTTTAAATATACTTCATCTCTAAAATCCTTATAACATCTTTCTTTACTACTTCCATGATATAACTTTTTTATTAAATTTTCATTATAAGAAAAATTATAATGAATTCCTGAAATTAATTGTTTTTTTCCACCATATTTCTCAAATAATTTTTCTCTATACTCTCTAGCTTTTCTTCCTTCTTCTTTACATCTACAAAATTCAGCTATCGGTATATTATGATTTTCTGGAATATCACAAGGCATTGATTGGGGCCATAAGTATTCATCTTTAATTTCTAAATCAACAATGTCAAAAAGTGAACTACAAAAATTATAAACTTCTTCTAAACTATTAAGTACAGGAGTTATTAATTCCACTTGACTTTCTGAAAAATCTGTTGTTATATAAGGATTTGATATTTTTCCATGAAAATTTTTTGAATGAGGTTTTATTGATAATTTTCCATTCTTATCAACTCTTAAAGACTCCCTTTCTATTCCATATCCTCCATTTAATAAATCCTTTTTGCTTAACTTATCCTTAATACTGTATAACATTTTTATAACTCCTCCATATCTTATATCTATACATTAAATAAGCTGTTATCCCCTTTAAAATACTTGATACTGATATACTAATCCAAACTCCGTTAATTCCTAAACCTTTAATTAAAAACAAAGCCATAGGAATTCTTAAAACAGTAAATATCATGCTAATAAAAGCTGGAATCTTAGGCTTTCCAATTCCAGTAAACATTCCATTAGATATCATTTCTATTGCTGCAAAAACTTGAGACAATCCCACTATTCTTAAGTAGCTAGATCCAATTATTATAGTTTCTTTTTCTCTTACAAATAGTTTAACTAAAAATTCAGGGAATATTATAAATATAATGGATGCTACTGCTGCATATATTGTTCCAATTAAAAGTGAAATATTATAACCTTTTATTACTCTATCATTTCTTTTTGCTCCATAATTTTGCCCAACAAAGCTAGAGACTGCACCATTTAATCCTCCTACTACCATAAGCATTATAGATTCTATTTGTAACCCTATCTTTTGTGCTGCAATTGCATCTGATCCAAAATTAGATATAATTTTTGCTAAAACTATATTAACAAAAGTAAATAATACTCTTTGAAATGCCATAGGAAACCCAAGCCTTGCAATTTTAATTATATTTTCTTTTCTTATTCCTACACTTAAATCAAAAGTTAGCATTTCTTTTCCCTTAATATTAAAAAGTATAAACATTAAAATATTTGAAAGTAGAGTTGCTATTGCCGCTCCTAGAACTCCCATTTTAAAACTATATATTAAAATAGGATCTAAAATTATATTTATAATTATTCCTAATGCACTTATTTTTAAAGCACTTTTATTATTTCCAAAGCTACTTAAAACCCTAATATATAAAATATTAAAAAAAGTAAAAAGTAATGTTGGTGCACTAAAAGCTAAATATAAATATCCATTTTTCTCAACTATGGGATTATTTAAATCAAAAAATCCTATAAGTTTTTTCCCTGTAACTATAATAATTGTAGAATAAATTATTCCAATTATAAGATTTAAAAATAATCCTGAATTTAAGTATTCCTTAACTTCTCTTTCATTTTTCTCGCCAATAGAATGTGCAACTTTAATTCCTGTTCCTATTACTACTAATGAATTTATAGAATGTCCAAGCCCTATAAAAAAACTAGATGTTCCTATACTAGCAACACTATCACTTCCAAGTCCCCCAACCCAAAGCATATCTACTAGATTATATGTTAATTGTAATAAGGAACTTCCCATAATAGGCAATGCAAGAGCTATTATTACATCTCTTACATTGCCTTCTGTTAAATCTATTTTTTTCATAAAATCTCCCTAGTTATTTGTACATTAAATTTCAATATTTATTTTTAACAAAATTTCTTTTTTAATGTGCTTTTATTATACACTATTCCATTTAATTATAAAACCTACCTATAGTTTCCTTAATACCCCAGAAAAATTTGGGCAATATATTTAAGAACATAATAAAAATAAAAAGGAGGTTTAAGATTTTGAAAGGTAATAAAAATAATACAAGCAAATTAACTTTAAGCGCTCTTATTCTTATGATTTTCACATCAGTTTATGGTTTTAATAATATTCCAAGGGCTTTTTATTTAATGGGTTATTCCGCTATTCCTTGGTACATACTATCTGCCATAACATTTTTTATACCATATGCATTTATGATGGCTGAATATGGAGCTGCTTTTAGAAAAGAAAAAGGTGGAATATATTCTTGGATGGAAAAATCTGTTGGGCCTAAATACGCATTTATAGGAACATTCATGTGGTTTGCATCTTATTTAATTTGGATGGTAAGCGTATCTTCTTCTATCTGGGTTCCTTTATCTAATTTAATATTTGGTACAGATAAAACAGAGACTTGGTCTTTATTTGGATTAAATGCTCCAAGAACATTAGCTATACTAGGTTGTATATTTATAGTTTTAATAACTTTTATATCCTCAAAAGGTCTTAAAAGTATTGCTAAAATAGCATCTATTGGTGGGGTTTTTGTAAGTAGTGCTAACATAGTTTTAATTATTGGTGCATTAATAGTTTTAGTATTTAATGGATTTAATATGGCACAACCAATAAGTGCAGCTGAGTTTATTCACTCACCTAATCCTAATTATCAAACCCCTTTAGGTATACTTAGCTTTTTAGTCTTTGCATTATTTGCATATGGTGGACTAGAAGCTGTAGGTGGTTTAGTTGATAAAACTGAAAATCCTAAAGTTGTTTTTCCAAGAGGAATTAAAATAGCAGCTTTAGTAATTGCTGTTGGTTATTCTTTAGCAATTCTTTTTGTAGGTTTCTTTATTAATTGGAAATCTATATTAAGTTCTTCAAATGTAAATATGGCTAATGTATCATATATTGTTATAAAGAATCTAGGAATTGAACTTGGTAGGGTTTTTAATCTTTCACCTGATAATACTGTAATTTTAGGTGCTTGGTTTGCACGTTTTATTGGCCTTGCTATGTTTTTAGCCTTAACAGGGGCTTTTTTTACTTTAATTTATTCACCATTAAAACAATTAATTGAAGGAACACCCTCTGAAATTTGGCCAAAAAGATGGACAATAAAAGATGAGAATGATATGCCTGTTAATGCCATGTGGGTGCAATGTATAATAGTAGTTTCTATAATACTTATTTCATCTTTTGGTGGTAAAAGTGCAGGTGTGTTTCTTGATTACTTAATATTAATGGGTAATGTTGCTATGACTATTCCTTATATGTTCTTATCTTTTGGCTTTATCTATTTTAAAAGAAAAAAAGAAATTCAAAAACCTTTTGAAATATATAAGAATCCAATAGTAACTAATGTAACTGCCATTATAGTTACATTTACAGTAGGGTTTGCAAATTTCTTTACTATACTACAGCCAGCATTAGAAACTAAGGATTATATTTCAACATTATTTCAACTTATAGGACCTCTTTTCTTTGGATTTGTAGGTTTCCTACTTTATTATATTTATGAAAAAAAATATATAAAAAATAATTCTTAATAAAAAAGGTTAGAAATTAATTTTTCTAACCTTTTTTATTAAACTTCAATTTCAACAAAATCTCTCGTTACATCTCTAACCCATTTTCCACTTAATACCCTAAATACACTTACTATAGATTTTAAAATTTCATCTGATTTTATTATGAAAAATACTAATGCTACAGGTAAATCCAATAAAAATGCTCCTATAAAACCACCTGGTATGGCAACTAACCACATAAATACAATATCATTAATTAATACAAATTTAGCATCTCCTCCACCTCTTAATACTCCCATCATTAGATTAACTCCTAAAGACTGAAATATTACTATAATAGAAGTTACTTTCATAATGTCCATTGCTATTCCTTTTGTAAATAAAGTTACATTGTAAAAGTCAACTACTATAGGCCTAATAATATATATAATTCCACTAGCTATAATTCCCATAACAACACTAAAAATTCCAATGGTAAAGGCATATTCTTTAGCTTTTTCTCTTTTACCCTCACCTATTGTATTTCCTATTATTACAGACGATGCATTAGATAATCCAAAAATAAAAACTGTAACAAATTGATGAGCTACTCCATTTATACTATTAGCAGCAACTACATCAGTTCCCATTCTACCTACTACAACGGAAATCATCGATGCTCCAATTGACCAAAATAATTCATTACAAAGTACAGGTGTACAAATAGATATATAATCATTTAATATAATTTTATCTACTTTTTTAAAATGTTTTAATTTAAGAAGTATTTTATTTTCAAATACTGACATAAATACTAAAACAATTAAAAATTCGCAAATTCGAGCTATTACTGTTGCAATGGCAGCTCCCTTTATCCCAAGTTGTGGAGCTCCTAAATTACCAAATATAAGTACCCAATTAAAAAATGCATTAACTATTAAAGAAATGCTATAAACAATTATTGATATTTTAACTGTTTTTACTGAACGAAGTATCATTATGGTACAGTTGGTTATAGCGTAAAATATATAACCAATACAAACTATCCTAAGATAACTTGATCCAGCTTCTATTACAGCTAAATCAGTGGTAAAAATACCCATAAATTTACTTGGTATAAATATTGCAATAAAAATAAATACTATTGTAATTGTAATACATACCCTATACATTATAGCTAGTATTTTATGAATTGCCTTTTTATCTCCTTTACCCCAATATTGAGATATCATAATATTAGATCCACCAGCTAGTCCAAACATTAAA from Clostridium septicum includes these protein-coding regions:
- the gshAB gene encoding bifunctional glutamate--cysteine ligase GshA/glutathione synthetase GshB, coding for MLYSIKDKLSKKDLLNGGYGIERESLRVDKNGKLSIKPHSKNFHGKISNPYITTDFSESQVELITPVLNSLEEVYNFCSSLFDIVDLEIKDEYLWPQSMPCDIPENHNIPIAEFCRCKEEGRKAREYREKLFEKYGGKKQLISGIHYNFSYNENLIKKLYHGSSKERCYKDFRDEVYLKVARNYLRYRWLLIYLLGGAAIIHGSYEGECIKKLQKIADDTFSNEGALSYRNSDCGYGNKIDLFPSYKTVEDYVKSIKGYVNEGIIDSHKELYSQIRLKAKDNNNFLDSLIEDGINYLEIRSIDINPFDKVGITLEDLKFVNLFTLFLLNEEEDRYEKWQEEALYNQKIIASYGQKNIFLKRNGEKIEKDTWAMVLLNKISKINEDFNLNSDDIIESQIEKVKNPKKTYANRITEMAKEEGYINTNLKLARKYKEESFNNRYKLIGFSDLELSTQILLKAAIKRGLKIEIIDKNDNFISLQKGEHIEYIKQATKTSIDNYITVLIMENKTVTKNILHKSQLKVPLGKEFYSLNEGINSIYEFVNKEVVIKPKSTNFGLGISIFTKGAKKEDLIKALEFAFKYDNTVIIEEFIKGKEYRFLVIGDKVEGILHRVPANVLGDGKHTIRELVEEKNKDSLRGKGYKTPLEKIVLDDVAKLFLNQRNIDFDYIPKYNEIVYLRENSNISTGGDSIDYTDEIPNIFKDIAVKAAKAVNAKICGVDMIIEDYKDENSNYAIIELNFNPAIHIHSFPYKGKERNIGDKILDLLGFQYKNEC
- a CDS encoding MATE family efflux transporter, whose product is MQITRDKRFYRLLLSISLPIAMQNLITFAVSMIDTLMVGSLGEVQLSAVSIANNLFFVLMILMFGLAGGSNIMISQYWGKGDKKAIHKILAIMYRVCITITIVFIFIAIFIPSKFMGIFTTDLAVIEAGSSYLRIVCIGYIFYAITNCTIMILRSVKTVKISIIVYSISLIVNAFFNWVLIFGNLGAPQLGIKGAAIATVIARICEFLIVLVFMSVFENKILLKLKHFKKVDKIILNDYISICTPVLCNELFWSIGASMISVVVGRMGTDVVAANSINGVAHQFVTVFIFGLSNASSVIIGNTIGEGKREKAKEYAFTIGIFSVVMGIIASGIIYIIRPIVVDFYNVTLFTKGIAMDIMKVTSIIVIFQSLGVNLMMGVLRGGGDAKFVLINDIVFMWLVAIPGGFIGAFLLDLPVALVFFIIKSDEILKSIVSVFRVLSGKWVRDVTRDFVEIEV
- the yjeM gene encoding glutamate/gamma-aminobutyrate family transporter YjeM, with amino-acid sequence MKGNKNNTSKLTLSALILMIFTSVYGFNNIPRAFYLMGYSAIPWYILSAITFFIPYAFMMAEYGAAFRKEKGGIYSWMEKSVGPKYAFIGTFMWFASYLIWMVSVSSSIWVPLSNLIFGTDKTETWSLFGLNAPRTLAILGCIFIVLITFISSKGLKSIAKIASIGGVFVSSANIVLIIGALIVLVFNGFNMAQPISAAEFIHSPNPNYQTPLGILSFLVFALFAYGGLEAVGGLVDKTENPKVVFPRGIKIAALVIAVGYSLAILFVGFFINWKSILSSSNVNMANVSYIVIKNLGIELGRVFNLSPDNTVILGAWFARFIGLAMFLALTGAFFTLIYSPLKQLIEGTPSEIWPKRWTIKDENDMPVNAMWVQCIIVVSIILISSFGGKSAGVFLDYLILMGNVAMTIPYMFLSFGFIYFKRKKEIQKPFEIYKNPIVTNVTAIIVTFTVGFANFFTILQPALETKDYISTLFQLIGPLFFGFVGFLLYYIYEKKYIKNNS
- a CDS encoding MATE family efflux transporter; this translates as MKKIDLTEGNVRDVIIALALPIMGSSLLQLTYNLVDMLWVGGLGSDSVASIGTSSFFIGLGHSINSLVVIGTGIKVAHSIGEKNEREVKEYLNSGLFLNLIIGIIYSTIIIVTGKKLIGFFDLNNPIVEKNGYLYLAFSAPTLLFTFFNILYIRVLSSFGNNKSALKISALGIIINIILDPILIYSFKMGVLGAAIATLLSNILMFILFNIKGKEMLTFDLSVGIRKENIIKIARLGFPMAFQRVLFTFVNIVLAKIISNFGSDAIAAQKIGLQIESIMLMVVGGLNGAVSSFVGQNYGAKRNDRVIKGYNISLLIGTIYAAVASIIFIIFPEFLVKLFVREKETIIIGSSYLRIVGLSQVFAAIEMISNGMFTGIGKPKIPAFISMIFTVLRIPMALFLIKGLGINGVWISISVSSILKGITAYLMYRYKIWRSYKNVIQY